The DNA window CGAACCGGCTCGCGCGATTCAGCGCAGCCATCACGCGCTGACCGCGTTCGGCTTCGCACCGCTCGTGCAGGGGGCCGCATGAGCCGCATTCTCGTCACCGGAGCAGCGGGTCTGCTGGGGCGCTTCGTGGTCCGCGAATTGTGTGCGCACGGCTACGACGTGCGCGGCTTCGACCGTCGCGCGGGCGACGACGACATCGAATGGATCGTGGCCGACGTGACCGATCCTGCGGCAGTCAAGGACGCGATGCGCGGGATCGATGCGGTGCTGCACATCGCGGCGGTGCCGAACATCTGGTCCGGCGACGGGCCGACCATCATGCACGTGAATACGCAGGGTACGTGGCTCGTTTTCGATGCAGCCGAAGCGGCCGGTATTCAGCGCGTCGTGTTCTGTTCGAGCGATTCGGTCGCGGGCTACACCGTGCGCGAAGGCCGGATGCTGCCGCCGCGCTACGCGCCGCTCGATCTCGCGCATCCGCTGAATGCAACCGACCCGTACGCGCTGAGCAAGGTCGCGGGTGAGGACATTGCGCGTGCTTACTCGCTGCGCGGCATGTCGGTGCTGGCGCTGCGCACGGTGTTCGTCGCGTACCCGGAGATGGCGGGCGAGATCGTCGCGCGTGCGAAAGATCCGCTCAACTATCACGTGCCGGTCGCGGGCGGACCGTCCACGGCGGGCGGCGGCCCGCTGCATCACCATATCGATGCACGCGACCTGGCCCGCGCGTTCCGCCTCGCGCTGGAGTTGCCGATGCAGCCCGGCGAATTCGACCGCTTCTATCTGTCGGCGAGCGTCACGCTGTCGCCGGAGCCGACTGTCGAGCGGTTGCGCCGCCTGCATGGCGACGCGGTCGAGATTCGCGATCCCGAGTATTACCGCCGCAATCCGTTTGCCCCGCTTTATGACCTCAAGCACGCCGCGACGCGGCTCGGCTTCGTGCCCGAGTTCGATCAGCGGCATCTGTTGGCCGGCCTGCCCGGCTTCGAGAACTGACCATGACAACGATCATCCCCGACGATAAGCATTTCAGGAACGCAGCCAAGGAAAAGCAGGCTGTGACGCGCAATCTCGGCGAACTGCTATGGGTGCAGTACCCCGGCCATTTCAACCAGGCGCTGTCGAAAGCGATCGTGACGCCGGACACGGTGGGCAGCCGCTTCTTCGATCACCGCATCTCGTGCTACGAGCCGGGTGCTTACGTCGAAGATCATGTGCACAAGGTGCAGGAGCAGATTTATCACGTGCTGTCGGGCGAGGGCATTCTGGTGGTCGACGGCGAGCGGCGTCTGGTGCGCGCGAACGATGTGACCTATATCCCGCCCGGCGTGCGTCACGAGTTTCATTGCACCGGCACGGACACACTGGTGTTTCTGGTGATCACCAGTCCGCCGACCGATGAGGAACCGCAGCCGCGTTGAGGCTGTGCATCGGGAGAAGACAGCGATCGAAGACAACGAGAGAAGACCATGAAGAAGATTCTTGTGACGGGTGCGAGCGGCTGGCTCGGCACTGAAATCGTCAAGGCATTGCTGGCACGCGGCGACGCGGTGATCGGCACCGATATCGTCGTCAGCCCGGCGACGACCGCCCTCGCTGCACGTTATCCGGCGCTGAGGACGGTGGCTGCGGACCTGTGCGAGTGGCCGCAGGTCATGCGTCTGCTGAGCGACCATCGGCCGGATGCGGTGATTCACGCGGCGGCGATCGTCGGCGTGATTCAGTGCGCCGATATTCCGCTCAAGGCCAATCGCGTGAACGTGGAAGGCTCGATCAATCTGTTCGAGGCGATGCGCTTCGCGGGCATCAAGCGGATCGTGCATGTCAGCACCGAGGAAACCTACGGCGACTTCACCGCGCCGTCTATCGACGAAGAGCATCCGCAGAAGCCGGTCAGCGTCTACGGGGCGACCAAGCTCGCGGTCGAGCATTACGGGCGCATGTATTCGCGCGATCACGGGCTCGAATGCATCAACGTGCGTACGTGCTGGGTGTATGGACCGCATCTGCCGCGCCTGCGGGTGCCGCGCACCTTTGTCGAGGCCGCGCTGCGCGGCGAGGCGCTGCACGAGCCGGACGGTGCGGAACTCGCCGTCGATCAGGTTTATGTCGACGATACGGTGGCTGGTTTGCTGCTCGCACTCGATAAGCCAACGCATCGCTTCGACAGCTACAACGTCGCGACAGGTGTCGCGCCGACCATCGCGGATGTCGCCGAGGCCGTCAATCGCGCGATTCCCGGTGCGCGTATCAGCGTGGGCAGTCAAGGCCCGTACCGGCACGGCGGCAAGGTGCTGAGCGCGAAGAAGGGCGCACTCGATATCAGCCGGGCGCGCGCCGAACTCGGCTACGAACCGCGCTACGACCTGCAACGCGGCATCGAGGCAACAATCGAAGCCACCCGCGCGGCATTGGCGCAACGTGCCGCCTGACGCGGCACGCACACTACGAGGAGAGAAACAATGAGTGACAACAAGCCGGTGGCGCTGCTGTTCGGCGGATCGCGCGGGATTGGCGCTGCGTGCGTACAAGTGCTGGCGGGCAACGGAATGGACGTCGCGTTCACGTACGCGAGCCAGTCGGCGGCGGCGCGCGAACTCGAAGACAAGGCTGCCAGCAACGGCGCGAAAGTGCGCGGCTATCGCGTCGACATTTGCGACGCCAACGCGGTGAACGCCGTATTCGCCGATGTCCAACGCGACTTTGGACGCCCGGTGCAGGCAGTCGTGGCGAACGCCGGCATCAACGTTCCGGCCGCACCCGTCGCGCAATTCGGCGACGACGATTTCCGGCGGCTCGTCGAGGTGAATCTGATCGGCGCGTTTCATGTGCTGCGCGCGGCGGCGCGCGAGGTGGCCGATGGCGGCGCGATTGTCGCGCTGACCACGTCGCTGGTGCGTCATGCGGTGCCCGGCGTCGGTCCGTATAGCGCGACCAAGGCGGCGGTGGAGTGCCTCGTCCGCTCGATGTCGAAAGAACTGGCGTCGCGCAACATACGCGTCAACGCGGTTGCGCCTGGCCCGATCGACACGGAACTGTTTCGCGCGGGCAAGACCGAGGAGGCCAAACAGCGCTCCGCCGGGATGAGTCCGCTGAACCGCATCGGCACGCCGGAAGAAGTGGCGGAAGTGGTGGCGTTTCTGGTGTCCGCGAAGGCGTCGTGGGTGGACGGCCAGATCGTCCAGGCCAACGGCGCACTCGTTTGATTGCCCGGAC is part of the Paraburkholderia fungorum genome and encodes:
- a CDS encoding NAD-dependent epimerase/dehydratase family protein; amino-acid sequence: MSRILVTGAAGLLGRFVVRELCAHGYDVRGFDRRAGDDDIEWIVADVTDPAAVKDAMRGIDAVLHIAAVPNIWSGDGPTIMHVNTQGTWLVFDAAEAAGIQRVVFCSSDSVAGYTVREGRMLPPRYAPLDLAHPLNATDPYALSKVAGEDIARAYSLRGMSVLALRTVFVAYPEMAGEIVARAKDPLNYHVPVAGGPSTAGGGPLHHHIDARDLARAFRLALELPMQPGEFDRFYLSASVTLSPEPTVERLRRLHGDAVEIRDPEYYRRNPFAPLYDLKHAATRLGFVPEFDQRHLLAGLPGFEN
- a CDS encoding cupin domain-containing protein, with protein sequence MTTIIPDDKHFRNAAKEKQAVTRNLGELLWVQYPGHFNQALSKAIVTPDTVGSRFFDHRISCYEPGAYVEDHVHKVQEQIYHVLSGEGILVVDGERRLVRANDVTYIPPGVRHEFHCTGTDTLVFLVITSPPTDEEPQPR
- a CDS encoding NAD-dependent epimerase/dehydratase family protein, which encodes MKKILVTGASGWLGTEIVKALLARGDAVIGTDIVVSPATTALAARYPALRTVAADLCEWPQVMRLLSDHRPDAVIHAAAIVGVIQCADIPLKANRVNVEGSINLFEAMRFAGIKRIVHVSTEETYGDFTAPSIDEEHPQKPVSVYGATKLAVEHYGRMYSRDHGLECINVRTCWVYGPHLPRLRVPRTFVEAALRGEALHEPDGAELAVDQVYVDDTVAGLLLALDKPTHRFDSYNVATGVAPTIADVAEAVNRAIPGARISVGSQGPYRHGGKVLSAKKGALDISRARAELGYEPRYDLQRGIEATIEATRAALAQRAA
- a CDS encoding SDR family oxidoreductase; this translates as MSDNKPVALLFGGSRGIGAACVQVLAGNGMDVAFTYASQSAAARELEDKAASNGAKVRGYRVDICDANAVNAVFADVQRDFGRPVQAVVANAGINVPAAPVAQFGDDDFRRLVEVNLIGAFHVLRAAAREVADGGAIVALTTSLVRHAVPGVGPYSATKAAVECLVRSMSKELASRNIRVNAVAPGPIDTELFRAGKTEEAKQRSAGMSPLNRIGTPEEVAEVVAFLVSAKASWVDGQIVQANGALV